Proteins encoded by one window of Halorussus salinus:
- a CDS encoding ABC transporter permease, translating into MSTETSERGQSAREQFVGAFTSRASKLGITTGPALVWLFLLLLTPLTFMVAVSFTSVDTFTYQIIWEPTMENYNQLFAGEGPFWQTAFFQSLALSYFIAAVTTVLCLMLAFPLAYLLARRGGTTFKVVIFLVLLPFFTMYLVRAYSWYLMFGPSGVINSTLMRLGVTNGPLGIFNYGVPAIIVGLTHAYFPYMLLSLYASLDGLDFSLTEAARDLGASRVETLKDVILPLVLPGIISGSLFVFVPALGAFITPRFLGQGKVLMIGQLIEERINSLYAIGYGSAASMFIVLSIVVAFALAFRYVSIEDLGGV; encoded by the coding sequence GTGTCCACCGAAACGTCCGAGCGCGGCCAGTCCGCGCGCGAGCAGTTCGTCGGCGCGTTCACCTCGCGGGCCAGCAAGCTCGGGATAACGACCGGACCGGCGCTGGTCTGGTTGTTCCTCCTGTTGTTGACGCCGCTGACGTTCATGGTGGCGGTCAGCTTCACGAGCGTCGATACGTTCACCTACCAGATTATCTGGGAGCCGACGATGGAGAACTACAATCAGCTGTTCGCGGGCGAAGGGCCGTTCTGGCAGACCGCGTTCTTCCAGTCGCTCGCGCTGTCGTACTTCATCGCGGCGGTGACGACGGTGCTGTGTCTGATGTTAGCGTTTCCGCTCGCGTACCTGCTGGCGCGCCGAGGAGGCACCACGTTCAAAGTGGTCATCTTCCTCGTGTTGTTGCCGTTCTTCACAATGTACCTCGTGCGGGCCTACTCGTGGTACCTGATGTTCGGCCCGAGCGGCGTCATCAACAGCACGCTGATGCGACTCGGCGTCACGAACGGGCCGCTCGGCATCTTCAACTACGGGGTGCCAGCCATCATCGTGGGGCTGACTCACGCGTACTTCCCGTACATGCTGTTGTCGCTGTACGCCAGCCTCGACGGGCTGGACTTCTCGCTGACCGAGGCCGCGCGGGACCTCGGCGCGAGTCGGGTCGAGACGCTGAAAGACGTGATTCTCCCGCTGGTGTTGCCGGGCATCATCAGCGGGAGCCTGTTCGTGTTCGTGCCCGCGCTGGGGGCGTTCATCACGCCGCGGTTCCTCGGGCAGGGGAAAGTGCTGATGATAGGCCAACTCATCGAGGAGCGAATCAACTCGCTGTACGCCATCGGGTACGGGAGCGCCGCGTCGATGTTCATCGTCCTGAGCATCGTGGTCGCGTTCGCGCTCGCGTTCCGCTACGTCAGCATCGAGGACTTGGGGGGTGTCTGA
- a CDS encoding ABC transporter substrate-binding protein: MTRDGDSGRTEQSNNSRRRFLKASGAAGAAGLVGLPNYVGSVSAQRPTLNVLTWEEYGDQQLLGPIQEQVGVDIQITKSTSSAKMFSSWNAGQYRQYDIAIPNNNYVPKMMNADLLAPVPEDVVNNQSNIYDTFKGFADTQFTANGQRYGVPVRFGWYGYSYDSREIPDHEPTYEILFSEEFEGTNLSGDIIMYDNHFKAMSGAALHLGMRDAFEGQRVTLSEDQIQEVKQTMIDQKPLLQGYIAADPTYIKSFRQGNFLVGQSGRNEIVEMWASGDDWPEMAVPQEGALAWFESAVVSKASSNKQKAWEVVNEYISPKLGATLAKVGYSPSVNPATQQYLTQQQNDLYGAVDPAKLESFIPFKAVENERQWIQAWEEIKVA; this comes from the coding sequence ATGACACGAGACGGTGACAGCGGTCGTACCGAACAGAGCAACAACTCCCGTCGGCGGTTTCTGAAGGCCAGCGGCGCGGCCGGAGCGGCCGGACTGGTTGGACTGCCGAACTACGTCGGGTCGGTCTCCGCACAGCGACCGACGCTCAACGTTCTGACGTGGGAGGAGTACGGTGACCAGCAACTCCTCGGGCCGATTCAAGAGCAGGTCGGGGTGGACATCCAGATAACCAAGTCCACGTCGTCGGCAAAGATGTTCTCGTCGTGGAACGCCGGGCAGTACCGCCAGTACGACATCGCCATTCCGAACAACAACTACGTGCCGAAGATGATGAACGCGGACCTGCTGGCACCGGTGCCAGAGGACGTGGTCAACAACCAGAGCAACATCTACGACACGTTCAAAGGGTTCGCCGACACGCAGTTCACGGCCAACGGCCAGCGGTACGGCGTCCCGGTTCGGTTCGGCTGGTACGGCTACTCGTACGACTCGCGGGAGATACCGGACCACGAACCGACCTACGAGATTCTGTTCAGCGAGGAGTTCGAGGGGACGAACTTGAGTGGCGACATCATCATGTACGACAACCACTTCAAGGCGATGAGCGGGGCCGCGCTCCACCTCGGGATGCGCGACGCCTTCGAGGGCCAGCGGGTGACCCTCTCGGAGGACCAGATTCAGGAGGTCAAGCAGACGATGATCGACCAGAAACCCCTGTTGCAGGGGTACATCGCGGCGGACCCGACCTACATCAAGTCGTTCCGGCAGGGCAACTTCCTTGTCGGCCAGTCCGGTCGCAACGAGATCGTCGAGATGTGGGCCAGCGGCGACGACTGGCCCGAGATGGCGGTGCCCCAAGAGGGCGCGCTCGCGTGGTTCGAGTCGGCGGTCGTCTCGAAGGCGTCCAGCAACAAACAGAAGGCGTGGGAGGTCGTCAACGAGTACATCTCGCCGAAGCTCGGGGCGACGCTGGCGAAGGTGGGCTACTCGCCCAGCGTCAACCCGGCGACCCAGCAGTACCTGACCCAGCAACAGAACGACCTCTACGGAGCGGTGGACCCCGCGAAACTGGAGAGCTTCATCCCGTTCAAGGCGGTCGAGAACGAACGGCAGTGGATTCAGGCGTGGGAAGAAATTAAGGTCGCCTGA
- a CDS encoding ABC transporter ATP-binding protein, which translates to MGVDGELIRLTDVRKEFGDVTAVDGIDFDIERGEFFSLVGPSGCGKTTTLRMISGFETPTDGDVVIDGRDMQGVPPDARDTNLVFQHLSLFPHMSVAENVGYGLKKSGVGKSEREERASRYLELVDLGGYEERNPTELSGGQQQRVALARALVNEPSVLLLDEPLSSLDRKLRKQMQVELRKIHEKTQGAFFYVTHDQEVAMTLSDRLAVMNEGEIEQVGPPEEIYRNPASPFVADFIGDTNLLDGEAHAEEGRTVVAVGGRDGIEFVPDESVGEGPVSVSIRPEDISLADAGGPSAKSDGGRASGGGTFEGEIVERYFQGDQTNYVVDVGENVELSVVMQGRSTPVERGERATFWFADDAPVVFD; encoded by the coding sequence ATGGGAGTGGATGGGGAGCTAATACGATTGACCGACGTGCGAAAGGAGTTCGGAGACGTGACGGCCGTGGACGGCATCGACTTCGACATCGAGCGCGGCGAGTTCTTCTCGCTGGTCGGGCCATCCGGGTGCGGGAAGACCACCACCCTCCGGATGATAAGCGGGTTCGAGACGCCGACCGACGGCGATGTCGTCATCGACGGCCGGGATATGCAGGGCGTACCGCCCGACGCGCGAGACACCAATCTCGTCTTCCAACACCTCTCGCTGTTCCCGCACATGTCCGTCGCGGAGAACGTCGGCTACGGTCTGAAGAAGTCCGGCGTCGGGAAGAGCGAGCGCGAGGAGCGCGCCTCTCGATACCTCGAACTCGTGGACCTCGGCGGGTACGAGGAGCGCAATCCGACCGAACTCTCGGGCGGCCAGCAACAGCGCGTTGCACTTGCCCGTGCGCTCGTCAACGAGCCGAGCGTCCTGCTCTTGGACGAACCGCTGTCGAGTCTCGACCGCAAACTCCGCAAGCAGATGCAGGTCGAGTTGCGCAAGATTCACGAGAAAACGCAGGGCGCGTTCTTCTACGTGACTCACGACCAAGAGGTCGCGATGACGCTCAGCGACCGCCTCGCGGTGATGAACGAGGGGGAAATCGAGCAGGTCGGCCCGCCCGAGGAGATCTACCGAAACCCGGCGAGTCCGTTCGTCGCGGACTTCATCGGCGACACGAACCTGCTGGACGGGGAGGCCCACGCCGAGGAGGGCCGGACCGTCGTGGCGGTCGGCGGTCGGGACGGCATCGAGTTCGTCCCCGACGAGTCGGTCGGCGAGGGGCCGGTCAGCGTCTCGATTCGCCCCGAGGACATCTCGCTGGCCGACGCGGGCGGCCCGAGCGCGAAGTCCGACGGCGGCCGCGCGTCGGGGGGCGGCACCTTCGAGGGTGAGATAGTCGAGCGGTACTTCCAAGGCGACCAGACCAACTACGTCGTGGATGTCGGTGAGAACGTCGAACTCTCGGTGGTGATGCAGGGCCGGAGTACCCCGGTCGAGCGCGGCGAGCGCGCGACCTTCTGGTTCGCCGACGACGCGCCCGTGGTGTTCGACTGA
- a CDS encoding S9 family peptidase has translation METVRASDYHDIVQAEEPRISPDGDEVAFVRKVPESDDEYEATIHVVPVGGDEPRQFTVSEGVDSQPRWSPSGDRLAFVSTRGADDDRPQLWVMPTGGGEARRVTDVVGGVAEIAWSPDGSRIAFTQQVTDEDRDEDRDTGLDGDEFEPDEPDPRVIDRKVYRAGQRYFDGKRAHVYVVDLESDDEIRRLTDGDYDHVNPEWADAGRLLYGARRTGDPDDNIVIDVVEYDLDADEETETVTQTTGWTPMLAATSDGRLAYAYTPEENATLRQTEIEVLDRETGEVTTPTESLDRTLSMAVSPQWGPNEERIYFSTPDEGEYAVWRAPGDAGSDPERVVGDGEVEAATVGADKIAFVRSEWDHPGDVFVSTLGGAESRRLTRVNSDYLDDRAVCQPEEVRFENESGDEIQGWMLTPPNFEEDEEYPLAVEIHGGPHSMWSTSGTMWHEFQLLAARGYVVFWSNPRGSTGYGEEFMAALEGGGWGEVAYEDVMAGVDEVASRDYVDDGDMYVTGGSYGGYMTTWIVGQTDRFAGAVSQRGVYELNSFYGSTDAFKLIEWDFDANPWDDYEFLWERSPTAYADEVDTPTLLIHSDDDYRVPVNNAEMLYLMYKKNDVETRLVRYPREGHELSRSGEPAHVVDRLERIVRWFDGYSDHHDAPKALDRGDDGLSAAEDDEDGESDDGDE, from the coding sequence ATGGAGACGGTTCGTGCGAGCGATTATCACGACATCGTGCAGGCCGAGGAGCCCCGAATCTCGCCGGACGGCGACGAGGTCGCCTTCGTCAGGAAAGTCCCCGAGTCCGACGACGAGTACGAGGCGACGATACACGTCGTCCCGGTCGGGGGCGACGAGCCGCGGCAGTTCACCGTCTCGGAGGGCGTCGATAGCCAGCCGCGGTGGAGTCCGAGCGGCGACCGCCTCGCGTTCGTCAGCACGCGGGGCGCGGACGACGACCGCCCGCAGTTGTGGGTGATGCCGACCGGCGGCGGCGAGGCCCGACGGGTGACCGACGTGGTGGGCGGCGTCGCCGAAATCGCGTGGTCGCCCGACGGGAGCCGAATCGCGTTCACCCAGCAGGTCACCGACGAGGACCGCGACGAGGACCGCGACACCGGTCTCGACGGCGACGAGTTCGAGCCCGACGAACCGGACCCGCGCGTCATCGACCGGAAGGTCTACCGAGCGGGCCAGCGGTACTTCGACGGGAAGCGTGCCCACGTCTACGTCGTGGACCTCGAAAGCGACGACGAAATCCGGCGGCTCACCGACGGCGACTACGACCACGTGAACCCCGAGTGGGCCGACGCCGGGAGGCTCCTCTACGGCGCGCGCCGGACCGGCGACCCCGACGACAACATCGTCATCGACGTGGTGGAGTACGACTTGGACGCTGACGAGGAGACCGAGACAGTCACCCAGACCACGGGGTGGACGCCGATGCTGGCGGCCACGAGCGACGGGCGACTCGCGTACGCCTACACGCCCGAGGAGAACGCGACGCTCCGTCAGACCGAAATCGAGGTGCTGGACCGCGAGACCGGCGAGGTGACGACGCCGACCGAGTCGCTGGACCGGACACTCTCGATGGCGGTGTCGCCCCAGTGGGGACCGAACGAGGAGCGAATCTACTTCTCGACGCCCGACGAGGGCGAGTACGCCGTCTGGCGCGCGCCCGGCGACGCCGGTTCGGACCCCGAGCGCGTCGTCGGCGACGGCGAGGTCGAGGCCGCCACGGTCGGCGCGGACAAGATAGCGTTCGTCCGGTCGGAGTGGGACCACCCCGGCGACGTGTTCGTCTCGACGCTGGGCGGTGCCGAGTCGCGGCGACTCACGCGGGTCAACAGCGACTACCTCGACGACCGCGCCGTCTGCCAGCCCGAGGAGGTCCGCTTCGAGAACGAGTCGGGCGACGAGATTCAGGGGTGGATGCTCACGCCGCCCAACTTCGAGGAGGACGAGGAGTACCCCCTCGCGGTCGAAATCCACGGCGGCCCCCACTCGATGTGGTCCACCAGCGGGACGATGTGGCACGAGTTCCAACTGCTGGCGGCGCGGGGCTACGTCGTCTTCTGGTCGAACCCCCGCGGTTCGACGGGGTACGGCGAGGAGTTCATGGCCGCGCTCGAAGGCGGCGGGTGGGGCGAGGTCGCCTACGAGGACGTGATGGCTGGCGTGGACGAGGTAGCGAGCCGCGACTACGTGGACGACGGGGACATGTACGTCACCGGCGGGAGCTACGGCGGCTACATGACGACGTGGATAGTCGGCCAGACCGACCGGTTCGCGGGCGCGGTCAGCCAGCGCGGCGTCTACGAACTCAACAGCTTCTACGGTTCGACGGACGCGTTCAAGCTCATCGAGTGGGACTTCGACGCGAACCCGTGGGACGACTACGAGTTCCTGTGGGAGCGGTCCCCGACCGCCTACGCCGACGAGGTGGACACCCCCACACTGCTCATTCACAGCGACGACGACTACCGCGTCCCGGTGAACAACGCCGAAATGCTGTATCTCATGTACAAGAAAAACGACGTGGAGACCCGACTGGTCCGCTACCCCCGCGAGGGCCACGAACTCTCCCGGAGCGGCGAACCCGCCCACGTCGTGGACCGACTCGAACGCATCGTGCGCTGGTTCGACGGCTACTCGGACCACCACGACGCGCCGAAGGCCCTCGACCGCGGCGACGACGGCCTCTCCGCGGCTGAGGACGACGAAGACGGAGAGAGCGACGACGGCGACGAGTAG
- a CDS encoding DUF7569 family protein, protein MTDEESDPCDDCRDPVSDALARTVRLTVDRSQIDSQRLCPECFADWIDRYETEMQPDERPVIDDGDTDIIVD, encoded by the coding sequence ATGACCGACGAGGAGTCCGACCCCTGCGACGACTGCCGGGACCCCGTCTCGGACGCGCTGGCGCGCACCGTCCGACTCACGGTGGACCGCTCGCAGATAGACAGCCAGCGGCTCTGCCCCGAGTGTTTCGCCGACTGGATAGACCGCTACGAGACCGAGATGCAACCGGACGAGCGCCCGGTCATCGACGACGGCGACACCGACATCATCGTGGACTGA
- a CDS encoding nucleotidyltransferase domain-containing protein: MSTDVDRGPDNPRETLPSAEEVAQEVVRIGHQNGINPTTVVVFGSYARGDPTPSSDVDVVVVSPDFEEDDVHARRYHWDWDWNYDEYPTLDLIPLRPSEFRKFSSRSNHIVATAVETGKTFNFTHTATTRPHTSRV; the protein is encoded by the coding sequence ATGAGTACCGATGTGGACCGCGGTCCAGATAATCCGCGGGAGACTCTTCCCTCTGCCGAAGAAGTTGCTCAGGAGGTTGTCCGCATCGGTCATCAAAACGGAATCAATCCGACCACCGTAGTCGTATTTGGGTCGTATGCTCGTGGCGACCCGACGCCGTCTAGCGATGTGGACGTAGTCGTCGTAAGCCCGGATTTTGAGGAAGACGACGTACACGCCCGGCGCTACCACTGGGACTGGGATTGGAACTACGACGAGTATCCGACACTCGACCTGATTCCGCTTCGTCCCAGCGAGTTCCGCAAATTTTCGTCTCGCTCGAACCACATCGTAGCAACTGCGGTCGAGACGGGTAAGACGTTCAATTTCACCCATACCGCGACAACTCGTCCGCATACCTCTCGCGTCTAA
- a CDS encoding HEPN domain-containing protein, whose amino-acid sequence MASVQEWLDKHERDLRAARDNTQPQKKLKECHLAVESLLKAIIVKRGGVPDEIHNTIQLAQDVPRFPKEKRQLLSYLYSVYDRRYPDDLDYARNTSPKDAIRATEELKNWADQQYFK is encoded by the coding sequence ATGGCTTCGGTCCAAGAGTGGCTCGATAAACACGAGCGCGACCTTCGAGCGGCACGAGATAACACACAACCACAGAAAAAATTGAAGGAGTGCCATCTGGCTGTCGAATCGCTACTGAAAGCAATTATAGTCAAGCGTGGTGGCGTTCCAGACGAGATACATAACACTATCCAACTCGCTCAAGATGTTCCTCGATTTCCCAAAGAAAAACGTCAGCTCCTTTCATATTTATATTCAGTTTATGACCGTCGATACCCGGATGACTTGGATTACGCTCGGAACACGTCTCCGAAAGATGCGATTCGAGCGACCGAAGAGCTAAAGAATTGGGCTGACCAACAGTATTTCAAATGA
- a CDS encoding universal stress protein, translating into MSDDDYCIAVAVGNPDNAEQLVRTARDVARERGGEVFVLGVVVTPRESPFALFTDEVITREFGDERQAVLDRAVSVAAESDVPVSGKLFVASSVARGVLHGVRERDCDALLLGWEQRTRQDAVLGTNVDRIVRRADCDVLVEKIGALAGTVERVLLPVAESRHAALAASVARAIAVTNDATVTLLRVVGSRSEEAAAQDLLAAKADSLSSVDSRSGVAVETAIREGDVPDVIVTESERHDVTVLGATRTGAIRRRVVGSTPQAVGRRAEGTIILAKRGDGSLVSRVLRL; encoded by the coding sequence ATGAGCGACGACGACTACTGCATCGCCGTCGCGGTGGGCAACCCCGACAACGCCGAGCAGTTGGTCCGGACCGCGCGGGACGTGGCCCGCGAGCGCGGCGGCGAGGTGTTCGTCCTCGGCGTCGTCGTCACACCCCGCGAGTCGCCGTTCGCGCTGTTCACCGACGAGGTCATCACCCGCGAGTTCGGCGACGAGCGACAGGCCGTCCTCGACCGCGCGGTGTCGGTCGCCGCCGAGAGCGACGTGCCGGTGAGCGGCAAGCTCTTCGTCGCCTCGTCGGTCGCTCGGGGCGTCCTCCACGGCGTGCGCGAGCGCGACTGCGACGCGCTTCTCCTCGGGTGGGAACAGCGGACTCGACAGGACGCGGTCCTCGGGACCAACGTGGACCGCATCGTGCGCCGCGCCGACTGCGACGTGCTGGTCGAGAAAATCGGCGCGCTGGCTGGCACCGTCGAACGCGTCCTCCTCCCGGTCGCCGAGAGCCGACACGCCGCCCTCGCGGCGTCGGTCGCGCGCGCCATCGCGGTGACCAACGACGCCACCGTGACGCTCCTCCGGGTCGTCGGGTCGCGAAGCGAGGAGGCCGCCGCCCAAGACCTGCTGGCGGCGAAGGCCGACTCCCTATCCAGCGTCGATTCGCGGTCCGGGGTCGCGGTCGAGACCGCGATTCGGGAGGGCGACGTGCCGGACGTAATCGTCACCGAGTCCGAGCGCCACGACGTGACGGTCCTCGGCGCGACGCGGACCGGTGCGATTCGGCGGCGAGTCGTCGGCTCGACGCCCCAAGCGGTCGGGCGGCGCGCGGAAGGGACGATTATTCTGGCCAAGCGCGGCGACGGGTCGCTGGTCTCGCGGGTGCTTCGGTTGTAG
- the upp gene encoding uracil phosphoribosyltransferase encodes MTIEDRGDAKLVTHALAQDTLSKLRDVETEQVGFRKGLVKLGRICGYEIIDGAMETEYVSIDTPLTETTGQRVKGLDDVVIINVLRAATPFVEGLLKAFPRAKQGVISAGRDEEAGRGEDGTFPITIDYVKLPEIQEKDTVIVADPMLATGSTMCAVLEEVLNEQSNPEDLFVLSAVSAPEGLLRVDDEFNECDLLTVAIDDELNNEGFIVPGLGDAGDRAFRTT; translated from the coding sequence ATGACCATCGAAGACCGAGGAGACGCCAAACTCGTCACCCACGCCTTGGCACAGGACACGCTCTCGAAACTCCGGGACGTAGAGACCGAACAGGTCGGGTTCCGGAAAGGGCTGGTCAAACTCGGCCGCATCTGTGGCTACGAGATAATCGACGGCGCGATGGAGACCGAGTACGTCTCCATCGACACGCCCCTGACCGAGACGACCGGCCAGCGAGTCAAAGGGCTGGACGACGTGGTCATCATCAACGTCCTCCGGGCCGCCACGCCCTTCGTCGAGGGGCTTCTCAAAGCGTTCCCCCGCGCCAAGCAGGGCGTCATCAGCGCGGGCCGCGACGAAGAGGCCGGTCGCGGCGAGGACGGCACCTTCCCCATCACCATCGACTACGTGAAGTTGCCCGAGATTCAGGAGAAAGACACCGTCATCGTCGCCGACCCGATGCTCGCCACCGGTTCGACGATGTGCGCCGTCCTCGAAGAGGTCCTGAACGAGCAGTCGAACCCAGAGGACCTGTTCGTCCTCTCGGCGGTCAGTGCGCCCGAGGGCCTGCTCCGCGTCGACGACGAGTTCAACGAGTGCGACCTCCTGACGGTCGCCATCGACGACGAACTCAACAACGAGGGCTTCATCGTCCCCGGACTGGGCGATGCTGGCGACCGGGCGTTCCGGACGACGTAG
- a CDS encoding DUF5828 family protein, translated as MEESVSGFKLRGTWGDIVEHGERITEALREAGASGDAYDEWEEWRPKHHERLGEDVSEKTAEQASVGEGEGEKKGKAPDDDLKTAGEKISESYEKLEDEETDEAVSKWQDSVSYVARAADSASRKALRKVEDTVYQKVMTRLAPYYFDNDLISANVQQVGRGDDEELFVFEVNVNDDELKEAVSETLADYEDEISRWHVDTEKRTDTAEAAEGVEAPDEPEEPHSKTT; from the coding sequence ATGGAAGAGAGCGTTTCGGGATTCAAACTGCGCGGCACGTGGGGTGACATCGTCGAACACGGCGAGCGAATCACCGAAGCCCTCCGCGAAGCCGGAGCCTCCGGCGACGCCTACGACGAGTGGGAGGAGTGGCGACCCAAACACCACGAACGACTCGGCGAGGACGTGTCCGAGAAGACCGCCGAGCAGGCCTCCGTCGGCGAGGGCGAGGGCGAGAAGAAGGGCAAAGCGCCCGACGACGACCTGAAGACCGCGGGCGAGAAGATAAGCGAGTCCTACGAGAAGTTAGAAGACGAGGAGACCGACGAGGCCGTCAGCAAGTGGCAGGACTCGGTGAGCTACGTCGCGCGCGCCGCCGACTCCGCGAGTCGGAAGGCGCTCCGGAAGGTCGAGGACACGGTGTACCAGAAGGTGATGACCCGACTCGCGCCCTACTACTTCGACAACGACCTCATCAGCGCCAACGTCCAGCAGGTCGGCCGCGGCGACGACGAGGAGCTGTTCGTCTTCGAGGTCAACGTCAACGACGACGAGTTGAAGGAGGCGGTCAGCGAGACGTTGGCGGACTACGAGGACGAGATTTCGCGCTGGCACGTCGATACCGAGAAGCGTACCGACACCGCCGAGGCCGCCGAGGGCGTCGAAGCGCCCGACGAGCCCGAGGAACCCCACTCGAAGACGACGTAG